The window ACTGCAAAGACAGAAGTTTATGGTTTGGATCAGCAACGTCAGCAGCTCGAACAATTTATGTATCAAGAAGCACAGAGGGCTGGATCTCCCGCTTCGATGGACCTATACAAGGCCGTATCGCAGGAGTTAAACAATATGTCTGACAGGGGAATTGAAATTATGCTCCGTCATAAGCATTAACTAAATGGGACAGAGCTAGTTCTATAAATAAAAGCCAGGAACTTGTTCGTCAGTCCTGGCTTTTAGTGTGTATAGGCGGATTCTTTTTCTGAAGCAGGTTTGAGTGATTAACCATCCACTAAATTAGCATAGGATTCAGAAATATCCTTGAATTCACCTTCTGTCGTAATAAATCCAGGATTTTCATCGAAACAATCAGCATGTGTCAGTTTACTAAAAATATCTAATACTACTTGATCATCATCTTTAAATACAGCTTGGCATTTACTGCAAATGTTATTCATTTTCCATTCCCTCTTTCTTTTGTTGTTGAGATTATTCTAACATGGAAGTGCTTACATAAATTTGAATAAATAAAGAAATTAATATAAGCAAGTTAAAAATAATAGAATCAAGCGAAAATGGAGCGCTTAAGCCAACAATCAATAGGGAATGAATTCAATGGTAGATAGAAATAATTTTGAACATTTTGTGTCTAAATTATATGAAAATTCAATAAAAGTGAAATTTATATGAGAAATATGTGAAATATTATTTCATTAATATACTTAAATGAATAAAAAATATATAAATAGTGTTAAATATAAAAACTACAATTATAGTGATATTGTACATGAGATTCAAAGTTAAAGAAAGGTTTTTCGGTAAAAAAACAAAAAATGTTTTATAGTTGTTTTTTGCTGAAAAATAAGATGTTTACTAGGAGTAAGACAGGTTTTATATTAATGGATTGAATGTTCTACTCAAATCCCTAAAAAAACCCAAAACCTCTTAAGAAGTCTCTAAAGAGGTTTTGGGTTTAGGCAATAATTTCTTGTTGGAGATGTACAGGGTTTAAAATGAGATATCCATCTTCATCCAGTCTCAAAAATCCTTTTTTCTTAAGCAGGTTTACGGTTCTGCTAATGGTTTCACGTGAGGTTCCAATCATATGAGCAAGTTCACGGTTTGTAAAATGGGTAGTAAGTTTGTAATAGTCTCCATACTTTACTCCATTTGATTTACATAGTCTTATAAACAAGAGAATAATTTGTTCATACGTATTATGTAGTATTTGTTCTTCAAGACGTGCATGGAGATCGACGATTTTCTCGCCAAGAATATTAAATAATTTAATACACATTTCTGGGTTACTTAACAGTATTTTTTCAAATTGATAAATAGGTAAAATTGTCATATGTACTTCTTCTATAACCTTTGCAGTGGCAGGGTGTTTTCCACTTCTGAAAAATCCAACATAAGGAAACATTTCACCGGCTTCTAAGAAAGACATAATTTGCTCTCTTCCTAAAGAGTCACTTCTGAAAAACTTCACCTTACCAGAATGAAGAATAAAAATTTTAGTCAGGGGAGTCCCTTGCATACATATATACTTTTTTGGTTTATAGATACGATATTGCGCTATTTTATAGATATTGGCAGTCTCATTATCTGATAATTCATTAAATAACGGAATGACTTTTAGCTTCGTCAACCAATCTTCAAACTTCAAGGATGCCACCTCTTTTCATACATTTAACTTCATTCAGCAGAAGTCCTCCACTTCTACAAGTGGGGGATGAATGCAAATGGTTCTTCGATTCAGTAGGGGTTCAAACCCCAGCTGAATGAAGTTAAGCCTCCGGCGGATGTCACGGATTTTTTTTAGGTAGTTTATCGAGCGAGCTCAATAAAAATCCGGACGCAAATTCGACGGGGCGAATTTGATTTGTCAAAATTATATCAATCTACTAAGTACAATTGTGTGACGCTTATCATAGAAACTGATTGGAATGTGACAAAAATCATATCTATCTATTGAGTGACGTCACTTTGTCAATAATTGATTCGATATATGATAGCTGTATCAAATAGGAGGTGGAAATAAAATGGGACTAAAACAGGAAGTACAAGTAAGTCAAACTGAACCAGCAAGAAGAAAAAATGGACTATTAAAATCAATTCTTATCATAACAATTCTTGCTAGTTTTACCGTTTTATTAGTAGGGGGCTATTGGATCTTTAAAGACCAAGCACCTCGTCCCTTAGAAATAACGAATGTACAAGGTGAGGTTATCTTAACAAAAGAAACGATCATGGGAGGTCAGGCAGTCTTTCAAAAATATGGATTAATGGACTATGGGACTGTTCTCGGACATGGTTCTTATATGGGACCGGATTATACGGCTGAAGCCTTACAAGTGTATACAGAGGGAATGCAGGATTTTATGGCAAAAGAGAAATATGGTAAACCGTTTGCTGAGATTTCTAGTGAAGAACAATCTGTTATCCGTGATCTTGTCATAGAAGAAATGCGAGTAAACAGATACGATGCAAAATCCGATACGATGGTTCTAACTGATGCTCAAACCTATGGTTATGAAAGAGTAGTCGAACACTATCAAATGGTCTTTACAGAAGGTGACGGCTGGGGCCTAAAACCAGAGTTAATTAAAGAAGAACATATGCCACAGGAGGGAAGAGCATACGTTGCAGAAGGTGATCAAATCGAACAGATTTCTGCATTCTTTTTCTGGACAGCTTGGCTATCAAGTACGGAACGAATCGGTGATGATATTACCTATACTAATAACTGGCCGTATTTTGAGGATGCCGGTAATGTGCTTTCGTTCTCTGCCATTTGGTGGAGTGGTGCTAGTGTGACAATCCTAGTATTATTCCTTGGGATTATTTTGTTTATCTTTTATCGTTATCATTTAGGTATGAAGGAAGCGTATACAGAAGGGAATTTTCCTAAGATTCATCTACATAAGCTTCCCGTTACATCCTCGCAGCTGAAAACTGGAAAATACTTTTTCGTCGTTACAGCCTTGTTCTTTGTTCAGGCTATGTTCGGGGCACTCTTGGCTCATTATTATATAGAACCTGACAGCTTTTTTGGCATGAAATGGATTCATGATATCCTTCCGTTTAATATTGCGAAGGGCTATCACCTGCAACTGGCCATCCTTTGGATTGCAACCGCATGGCTTGGTATGGGGATTTACGTAGCTCCATTAGTCGGCGGACGCGAACCGAAAAAACAAGGATTATTAGTAAATATTTTATTTTGGGCTTTAGTCGTCTTGGTTGTCGGAAGTATGCTAGGGCAATGGCTAGGGGCAAATGGTTATTTAGGCAATAATTGGTTCCTGCTGGGTCATACCGGCTGGGAGTATATTGAGCTTGGCCGCGTGTGGCAGATCATCTTGGCAGTAGGAATGGTCATTTGGTTGTTTATCGTCTACCGAGGAATTAGGAGCGGATTAAAACGGGAGTCAGATAAAGGTGGATTGATTCACCTGCTATTCTATTCTGCTATCGCCGTACCTGCATTTTATATTTTTGCCTTTTTAATTAACCCTGACACAAGCTTTACT of the Bacillus tuaregi genome contains:
- a CDS encoding nitric-oxide reductase large subunit, which translates into the protein MGLKQEVQVSQTEPARRKNGLLKSILIITILASFTVLLVGGYWIFKDQAPRPLEITNVQGEVILTKETIMGGQAVFQKYGLMDYGTVLGHGSYMGPDYTAEALQVYTEGMQDFMAKEKYGKPFAEISSEEQSVIRDLVIEEMRVNRYDAKSDTMVLTDAQTYGYERVVEHYQMVFTEGDGWGLKPELIKEEHMPQEGRAYVAEGDQIEQISAFFFWTAWLSSTERIGDDITYTNNWPYFEDAGNVLSFSAIWWSGASVTILVLFLGIILFIFYRYHLGMKEAYTEGNFPKIHLHKLPVTSSQLKTGKYFFVVTALFFVQAMFGALLAHYYIEPDSFFGMKWIHDILPFNIAKGYHLQLAILWIATAWLGMGIYVAPLVGGREPKKQGLLVNILFWALVVLVVGSMLGQWLGANGYLGNNWFLLGHTGWEYIELGRVWQIILAVGMVIWLFIVYRGIRSGLKRESDKGGLIHLLFYSAIAVPAFYIFAFLINPDTSFTFADYWRWWIIHLWVEGIFEVFAVVVIGFLMVQMGLVTKSSTVKALYFQLILLLGSGVIGIGHHYYYNGSSEAWIGLGAVFSALEVVPLTLLILEAYEHYKTMKAGGIDFPYKGTFWFLISVGIWNLVGAGVLGFLINLPAVSFFEHGQFLTPAHGHGAMMGVYGMFAIALLLYSLRNIVKPEKWNEKWVKISCILLNVGLAGMVFASLLPVGFMQLKAAYVNGYAASRSAAFLKQDLVQTILTYRAIPDTVFLIGVLILLVFSLKAMFNLRKVTHQEGEQLPVKDLSADED
- a CDS encoding Crp/Fnr family transcriptional regulator → MKFEDWLTKLKVIPLFNELSDNETANIYKIAQYRIYKPKKYICMQGTPLTKIFILHSGKVKFFRSDSLGREQIMSFLEAGEMFPYVGFFRSGKHPATAKVIEEVHMTILPIYQFEKILLSNPEMCIKLFNILGEKIVDLHARLEEQILHNTYEQIILLFIRLCKSNGVKYGDYYKLTTHFTNRELAHMIGTSRETISRTVNLLKKKGFLRLDEDGYLILNPVHLQQEIIA